A genomic segment from Gorilla gorilla gorilla isolate KB3781 chromosome 3, NHGRI_mGorGor1-v2.1_pri, whole genome shotgun sequence encodes:
- the LYAR gene encoding cell growth-regulating nucleolar protein: MVFFTCNACGESVKKIQVEKHVSVCRNCECLSCIDCGKDFWGDDYKNHVKCISEDQKYGGKGYEGKTHKGDIKQQAWIQKISELIKRPNVSPKVRELLEQISAFDNVPRKKAKFQNWMKNSLKVHNESILDQVWNIFSEASNSEPVNKEQDQQPLHPVATPHAEISTKVPASKVKDAVEQQGEVKKNKRERKEERQKKRKREKKELKLENHQENSRNQKPKKRKKGQEADLEAGGEEVPEANGSAGKRSKKKKQRKDSASEEEAHVGAGKRKRRHSEGETDSKKKKMKLPEHPEGGEPEDDEAPAKGKFNWKGTIKAILKQAPDNEITIKKLRKKVLAQYYTVTDEHHRSEEELLVIFNKKISKNPTFKLLKDKVKLVK, translated from the exons atggtattttttacATGCAATGCATGTGGTGAATCAGTGAAGAAAATACAAGTGGAAAAGCATGTGTCTGTTTGCAGAAACTGTGAATGCCTTTCTTGCATTGACTGCGGTAAAGATTTCTG GGGCGATGACTATAAAAACCACGTGAAATGCATAAGTGAAGATCAGAAGTATGGTGGCAAAGGCTATGAAGGTAAAACCCACAAAGGCGACATTAAACAGCAGGCGTGGATTCAG AAAATTAGTGAATTAATAAAGAGACCCAACGTCAGCCCCAAAGTGAGAGAACTTTTAGAGCAAATTAGTGCTTTTGACAACGTTCCCAGGAAAAAGGCGAAATTTCAG AATTGGATGAAGAACAGTTTAAAAGTTCATAATGAATCCATTCTGGACCAggtgtggaatatcttttctgAAGCTTCCAACAGC GAACCAGTCAATAAGGAACAGGATCAACAGCCACTCCACCCAGTGGCCACTCCACATGCAGAAATCTCCACCAAGGTTCCAGCCTCCAAAGTGAAAGACGCCGTGGAACAGCAAGGGGAGgtgaagaagaataaaagagaaagaaaggaagaacggcagaagaaaaggaaaagagaaaagaaagaactaaaattagaaaaccACCAGGAAAACTCAAGGAATCAGAAGCCTAAGAAGCGCAAAAAGGGACAGGAGGCTGACCTTGAGGCTGGTGGGGAGGAAGTCCCTGAGGCCAACGGCTCTGCAGGGAAGAGGAGCAAGAAGAAGAAGCAGCGCAAGGACAGCGCCAGTGAGGAAGAGGCACACGTGGGCGCAGGGAAGAGGAAGCGGAGGCACTCGGAAG GTGAAACAGATTctaagaagaaaaagatgaagcTCCCAGAGCATCCTGAGGGCGGAGAACCAGAAGACGATGAGGCTCCTGCAAAAG GTAAATTCAACTGGAAGGGAACTATTAAAGCAATTCTGAAACAGGCCCCAGACAATGAAATAACAATCAAAAAGCTAAGGAAAAAG GTTTTAGCTCAGTACTACACAGTGACAGATGAGCATCACAGATCCGAAGAGGAACTCCTGGTCATCTTTAACAAGAAAATCAGCAAGAACCCTACCTTTAAGTTATTAAAGGACAAAGTCAAGCTTGtgaaatga